Proteins encoded by one window of Enterococcus saccharolyticus subsp. saccharolyticus:
- a CDS encoding aminoglycoside 6-adenylyltransferase → MRSEEEMRTLILAVAQEIGAKAVALSGSRVNPCVPKDDFQDYDIVYVVENKTELLENRAWLKRFGEILVSQRPEEMTLFPSTLGERFTFLMLFKDGNRIDLTLCPLSFVEQWRVEEPLFQVLADPENILQPAPQLTDEIYRTQVPSEAMFQDCCNEFWWVTTYVVKGLVRHEQTYTVDHLYGICHQELLRLLSWQVVRQQGPVNVGKNYKYLFTYLDAAYKQKFQSLLDFSSESNIAQSLLATQRFFHEEAQLYATQTKVSYDKVTAENVIAYTQKWMNS, encoded by the coding sequence TTGAGAAGTGAAGAAGAAATGAGGACATTGATTTTAGCTGTCGCTCAAGAGATAGGGGCTAAAGCAGTGGCGCTGAGTGGTTCACGGGTGAATCCTTGTGTACCGAAAGATGATTTTCAGGATTACGATATTGTTTATGTGGTAGAAAATAAAACAGAATTACTGGAAAATCGCGCGTGGTTAAAACGCTTTGGAGAGATTTTAGTGAGTCAAAGGCCGGAGGAAATGACCTTGTTTCCATCAACGTTAGGTGAACGTTTTACATTTTTGATGTTGTTTAAAGATGGCAATCGGATTGATTTAACGCTCTGTCCACTATCATTTGTCGAACAATGGAGAGTAGAAGAACCACTTTTTCAAGTGCTAGCTGATCCAGAAAATATCTTGCAACCCGCACCACAATTAACAGATGAAATCTATCGGACTCAAGTGCCGAGTGAAGCAATGTTTCAAGATTGTTGCAATGAGTTTTGGTGGGTCACCACCTATGTTGTCAAAGGTTTAGTTCGGCACGAACAGACGTATACTGTCGATCACCTGTATGGTATTTGCCACCAAGAGCTTTTGCGACTGCTTAGTTGGCAAGTCGTTCGACAACAAGGTCCCGTGAACGTCGGGAAAAACTACAAATATTTATTTACGTATTTAGATGCCGCGTATAAACAAAAATTTCAATCCTTACTTGATTTTTCCAGTGAATCGAACATTGCGCAATCGCTTTTAGCTACGCAACGCTTTTTCCATGAAGAAGCACAATTATATGCCACACAAACTAAGGTTAGTTATGACAAAGTAACCGCCGAAAATGTGATAGCTTATACCCAAAAATGGATGAACTCTTGA
- the asnB gene encoding asparagine synthase (glutamine-hydrolyzing), producing the protein MCGIVGFVTSKYSIEEKKEQINQMMDRIIHRGPDSSGEFVDKHVALGFRRLSIIDLKSGDQPIFNEDRTKAIIFNGEIYNFQELRKELEAKGHIFTTKADTEVILHGYEEYGTDIVKKLRGMFAFAIWDREKQELFGARDHFGIKPYYYYQGNDTFMFGSEIKSFLDHPDFVKEVNPRALKPYMTFQYSAIDETFFKNVYRIPEGHYFFVRNGELEMTQYWDAQFSEEDMSLEQAIDLIDEAVQESVAAHSISDVKLGTFLSSGVDSSFVTSVSKPNYTFSIGFGDKSYNESHEAKKLTERLGLRNFSKLVTSEEAFEAFPNIQYHLDEPASNPSCVPLYFLAKLAREQVTVVLSGEGADELFAGYTDYGFATKAKSVRVFAEKLKQLPKKSRYRLARTIKKMPNFKGSLHLYKSLAPAEEFFIGQAFVFEETEADVYLQPKFRKSETVREIAQRQYDKVPDLPEVKKMQYLDIHQWMPKDILLKADKMTMAHSLEARTPLLDIRMMELAERIPVKYLLNAENTKYAFRKAANRHLPDEWADREKLGFPVPIKDWLHEEKFYKEVRGVFEADFVPEFFDQEKILDMLDKNYTQEIDARRKIWTIYSFLVWYKVYFIDEK; encoded by the coding sequence ATGTGCGGAATCGTTGGTTTTGTGACGAGCAAATACTCAATAGAAGAAAAAAAAGAACAAATTAACCAAATGATGGATCGAATTATCCATCGTGGACCAGACAGTTCTGGTGAATTTGTAGACAAACACGTAGCGCTGGGTTTTAGACGTTTAAGTATCATTGATTTAAAAAGTGGCGATCAACCTATTTTTAATGAAGACCGAACAAAAGCGATTATTTTTAACGGGGAAATCTATAACTTCCAAGAATTAAGAAAAGAATTAGAAGCAAAAGGACATATTTTTACAACAAAAGCAGATACTGAAGTAATTTTACATGGATATGAAGAATATGGGACAGATATCGTTAAAAAATTACGTGGGATGTTTGCTTTTGCCATTTGGGACCGTGAAAAACAAGAATTATTTGGTGCAAGAGATCATTTTGGAATCAAACCGTATTACTACTATCAAGGAAATGATACATTTATGTTTGGTTCTGAAATTAAGAGTTTCTTAGATCATCCTGATTTTGTGAAAGAAGTCAATCCAAGAGCTTTAAAACCTTACATGACTTTCCAATATTCAGCAATTGACGAAACATTCTTTAAAAATGTGTATCGTATTCCAGAAGGTCATTATTTCTTTGTACGTAATGGCGAATTAGAAATGACACAATACTGGGATGCGCAATTCTCAGAAGAAGACATGTCATTAGAGCAAGCGATTGACTTAATTGATGAAGCTGTACAAGAATCTGTTGCGGCACATTCAATCAGTGATGTAAAATTGGGTACATTCTTATCAAGTGGGGTCGATTCAAGTTTTGTGACGTCTGTAAGTAAACCAAATTACACATTCTCTATTGGTTTTGGCGATAAAAGTTACAATGAATCGCATGAAGCGAAAAAATTAACAGAACGTTTAGGTCTACGTAATTTTTCAAAATTGGTAACTAGTGAAGAAGCTTTTGAGGCTTTCCCAAATATTCAATATCATTTGGATGAACCAGCATCAAATCCTTCATGTGTTCCATTGTACTTTTTAGCAAAACTAGCACGTGAACAAGTTACAGTCGTTCTTTCAGGAGAAGGCGCGGATGAATTGTTTGCAGGTTATACGGATTATGGTTTTGCGACAAAAGCCAAATCAGTACGTGTCTTTGCTGAAAAATTGAAACAATTACCAAAAAAATCACGCTATCGTTTAGCGCGTACCATTAAAAAGATGCCGAACTTCAAAGGGAGTTTACATTTATACAAATCTTTAGCACCCGCAGAAGAATTCTTTATCGGACAAGCATTTGTGTTTGAAGAAACAGAAGCAGATGTCTATTTACAACCTAAATTCCGTAAGAGCGAAACTGTCCGTGAAATTGCGCAAAGACAATATGATAAAGTGCCAGATTTACCAGAAGTGAAGAAAATGCAATATTTAGATATTCATCAATGGATGCCAAAAGATATTTTGCTAAAAGCAGATAAAATGACAATGGCACATTCACTAGAAGCGCGTACGCCGTTATTAGATATTCGTATGATGGAATTAGCAGAACGTATTCCAGTGAAATATCTATTAAATGCTGAAAATACGAAATATGCGTTTAGAAAAGCGGCAAACCGCCATTTACCAGATGAGTGGGCTGACCGTGAAAAACTAGGTTTCCCTGTACCAATTAAAGATTGGTTACATGAAGAAAAATTCTATAAAGAAGTGCGTGGCGTATTTGAAGCAGACTTTGTTCCTGAATTTTTTGATCAAGAAAAAATTCTTGATATGTTAGATAAAAATTATACGCAGGAAATTGATGCACGTCGTAAAATTTGGACAATTTATTCTTTCTTAGTCTGGTACAAAGTGTATTTTATCGACGAAAAATAA
- the helD gene encoding RNA polymerase recycling motor HelD produces MNERLLEQQHVESTVQVIHNEQEMIKKQQATLEDSLNSQLKEISDKKINIGSEEAFYESVLEYQQHEQELMLRYKTAESQEKRLKTLATMTNSPYFARIDFTEGNEPKETLYLGIASLRDNKENTIVIDWRAPIANLYYEGELGTTFYQTDTDQFEVDLLLKRQFKIQDGQLLSMVDTSEVINDEFLLEILDEASSSQMKNIVSTIQKAQNQIIRDTTSKVMLIEGIAGSGKTSALLQRIAFVLYRNRKWLDDQQVLLFSPNHLFSDYIAMVLPSLGESEIPTRTFRSFLQNLLPNYEIVQEEQQEAQFLTGANDRVEKLKNGLTLVQQISRYVEGITPFGPLFRDLKIKGETYITKEQLRHWYQQTNEQLPLYQRTQLLQTKVLKKIGGLEKDEAKKAWVKEATREKVQEIFDNDPNLEDSEEKERQLFNKVRRQLVRKKFRALTRGVQRFQFINFPKQYLHFLKQIQPALLAKAGISGADWAMASNQTRQHLKNRELTQEDALLFVLLLRRLYPVHVEQKARFIFIDEMQDFPPAQVALLRELYPRAGMTLCGDLNQKVFGNETIVHSLDTLFPEQEVTRYQLTTSYRSTEEITQFANQFLSQEDQVKTTARKGPLPRLVQKETLCESLDWLVNELQDDEKNRRWRTAIIGKTTADCEALYAELSEEMQTKVQLIVSEEDFMKRPIMIIPAFLAKGLEFDRVFAWNIGANFETAQDQLVLYTIATRAMHELSLVTIGAESPLVAGADATTYQQM; encoded by the coding sequence ATGAACGAACGTTTACTAGAACAACAACATGTCGAATCCACAGTCCAAGTGATTCACAATGAGCAAGAAATGATCAAAAAACAACAAGCAACGTTAGAAGATTCTTTAAATTCACAGTTAAAAGAAATTTCCGATAAAAAAATTAACATTGGTTCAGAAGAAGCGTTCTATGAATCAGTATTAGAGTATCAACAACATGAACAAGAATTGATGCTTCGCTACAAAACAGCAGAGTCACAAGAAAAACGACTCAAAACGTTAGCAACAATGACCAACAGTCCTTATTTTGCACGGATTGATTTCACTGAAGGCAATGAACCTAAAGAAACCTTGTATTTAGGAATTGCGTCTTTACGCGACAACAAAGAAAATACAATTGTCATTGACTGGCGCGCACCGATTGCAAATCTTTATTACGAAGGAGAACTGGGAACAACATTTTATCAAACAGATACTGACCAATTTGAAGTTGACTTGCTATTAAAACGTCAATTTAAAATTCAAGATGGTCAACTACTTTCCATGGTTGATACTTCCGAAGTCATCAATGATGAATTTTTATTAGAGATTTTAGATGAAGCGTCTTCTTCACAAATGAAAAATATTGTTTCAACGATTCAAAAAGCCCAAAACCAAATTATTCGTGACACAACGAGTAAAGTCATGCTAATTGAAGGAATCGCAGGTAGTGGAAAGACTTCTGCTTTACTGCAACGCATTGCTTTTGTGCTCTATCGAAATCGTAAATGGTTAGATGATCAACAAGTCTTATTGTTTTCACCCAACCATCTCTTTTCAGACTATATCGCCATGGTTTTGCCATCTCTAGGTGAAAGTGAAATACCTACTCGAACATTCCGTTCTTTCTTACAAAATCTATTACCTAATTATGAAATTGTCCAAGAAGAACAACAGGAAGCACAATTTTTAACTGGTGCGAATGATCGTGTCGAAAAACTCAAAAATGGCTTAACGTTAGTTCAACAAATTTCGCGTTATGTAGAAGGAATCACACCGTTTGGTCCATTGTTCCGTGACTTAAAAATCAAAGGTGAAACGTACATCACTAAAGAACAACTCCGTCACTGGTACCAACAAACCAATGAACAACTACCACTTTACCAACGAACACAGTTATTACAAACCAAAGTGTTGAAAAAAATTGGTGGGCTCGAAAAAGACGAAGCGAAAAAAGCATGGGTAAAGGAAGCAACACGTGAAAAAGTCCAAGAAATTTTTGACAATGACCCTAATTTAGAAGATTCAGAGGAAAAAGAACGCCAACTGTTTAATAAAGTACGACGTCAACTTGTACGTAAAAAATTCCGTGCCTTAACTCGTGGCGTGCAACGTTTCCAATTTATCAATTTTCCAAAGCAATACTTACACTTTTTAAAACAAATTCAACCAGCATTGTTAGCCAAAGCGGGAATTTCTGGTGCAGATTGGGCAATGGCCAGTAACCAAACACGTCAGCATTTGAAAAACAGAGAACTCACACAAGAAGATGCGTTGTTATTTGTCTTATTACTACGCCGTTTATATCCTGTGCATGTTGAACAAAAAGCACGCTTTATCTTCATTGATGAAATGCAAGACTTTCCACCTGCACAAGTTGCTTTGCTACGTGAGTTATATCCGCGTGCTGGTATGACTTTATGTGGGGATTTGAATCAAAAAGTCTTTGGAAATGAAACAATTGTTCATTCTCTAGACACCTTATTCCCTGAACAAGAAGTCACTCGTTACCAGTTAACAACTAGTTATCGTTCAACCGAAGAAATCACACAATTTGCGAATCAATTCTTGTCACAAGAAGACCAAGTAAAAACCACAGCACGCAAAGGGCCTTTACCACGTCTGGTTCAAAAAGAAACGCTCTGCGAAAGTCTGGATTGGTTGGTTAATGAGCTGCAAGATGACGAAAAAAATCGACGCTGGCGTACAGCTATTATTGGGAAAACAACAGCCGACTGTGAAGCATTGTATGCCGAATTATCGGAAGAAATGCAAACTAAAGTCCAATTGATTGTTTCAGAAGAAGATTTCATGAAACGTCCAATCATGATTATTCCGGCCTTTTTAGCCAAAGGATTGGAATTTGATCGTGTCTTTGCTTGGAATATCGGTGCAAATTTTGAAACCGCACAAGATCAATTGGTTCTATATACGATTGCAACACGTGCCATGCATGAATTATCACTCGTAACAATTGGTGCAGAAAGCCCATTAGTTGCTGGTGCTGATGCAACGACGTATCAACAAATGTAA
- a CDS encoding PH domain-containing protein, with translation MENTAVSTTGVLGFSAATTPEAKNYLKHFHDTRGNRLLLFTNTRIIFLFSLEFFESQTFFSYPYTSIKAITMKAN, from the coding sequence TTGGAAAATACAGCGGTATCTACAACAGGTGTCTTAGGATTTTCTGCTGCGACCACTCCAGAAGCGAAAAATTATTTGAAACATTTCCATGATACGCGTGGCAATCGTTTGTTATTATTTACGAATACACGGATTATTTTCTTGTTTTCTTTAGAATTTTTTGAAAGTCAAACCTTCTTCAGTTATCCATACACGTCAATTAAAGCAATAACGATGAAAGCAAACTAA
- the cls gene encoding cardiolipin synthase: MKESDEPIYLLKKGKKGLLQLIFSRLGIVLVFLLLQVVMLVAFFHYVSTNYVHVFYGGAIVVTIFGYMFLLNSASDSSVKLTWMVLFTVLPIIGIFFYFYMKLELGHRLEKRRLIRLKNESNTLIQTDAAVKVKIQTEKDLLGIATFLSGTGSYPVYENAELNYFPTGEAKFADLLEELKKAESFIFLEYFIVGEGKMWGRILDILIEKAAAGVEIRFLYDGFNEFSLLPHSYPKKLAKLGIKCKVFAPIYPFVSTVYNFRDHRKICVIDGKVAYTGGVNLADEYINEVERFGYWKDTAIKVKGQAVDSFTLMFLQMWAMDDGVLDFEHWLQRPQPAIQKPGYIIPYGDAPLDDDRVGEFIYFDILNKATEYVHIMTPYLILDGEMETALRLAAKRGVEVIIILPHIPDKKYAFALAKSHYKSLLQAGVKIYEFTPGFIHAKVFVSDDKKATVGTVNLDYRSFYHHFECGLYMEGVETLATIEKDFQDTLAQSQEVTMQDALKEKTTTKILGWMLKVFAPLM, translated from the coding sequence ATGAAAGAGTCAGATGAGCCGATTTATTTGTTGAAAAAAGGGAAGAAAGGCTTATTGCAATTAATCTTTAGTCGTCTAGGGATTGTTCTTGTCTTTTTACTTTTACAAGTTGTTATGCTAGTAGCATTTTTTCATTATGTATCAACCAATTATGTGCATGTTTTTTATGGTGGCGCAATTGTCGTGACCATTTTTGGGTACATGTTTTTGTTAAATAGTGCCAGTGATAGTAGCGTCAAACTTACATGGATGGTCTTATTTACAGTATTACCTATTATTGGTATCTTTTTTTATTTTTATATGAAGTTAGAGCTAGGGCATCGCTTAGAAAAGCGGCGCTTGATTCGTTTGAAAAATGAAAGCAATACGCTCATTCAAACAGATGCAGCTGTGAAAGTGAAAATTCAAACAGAAAAAGATTTATTAGGAATTGCTACTTTTTTATCAGGAACAGGATCGTATCCCGTTTATGAAAATGCAGAATTAAACTATTTTCCGACCGGAGAAGCAAAGTTTGCTGACTTATTGGAAGAATTGAAAAAAGCTGAGTCTTTTATTTTTCTAGAATATTTTATTGTAGGTGAAGGAAAAATGTGGGGACGTATTTTAGATATTCTCATTGAAAAAGCAGCAGCGGGTGTCGAAATTCGTTTTTTATATGATGGATTTAATGAATTTTCATTGTTGCCACACAGTTACCCTAAAAAACTAGCGAAATTAGGAATCAAATGTAAAGTGTTTGCACCGATTTATCCCTTTGTCTCGACGGTATATAATTTCAGAGATCATCGGAAAATTTGTGTGATTGATGGGAAAGTAGCGTACACAGGTGGCGTGAATTTAGCGGATGAATATATCAATGAAGTAGAACGTTTTGGGTATTGGAAAGATACGGCCATTAAAGTGAAGGGGCAAGCCGTAGATAGTTTCACGTTGATGTTTTTACAAATGTGGGCAATGGATGATGGTGTGTTAGACTTTGAACACTGGCTACAACGACCGCAACCAGCCATTCAAAAGCCAGGGTACATTATTCCGTATGGCGATGCGCCGTTAGATGATGATCGTGTAGGAGAATTTATTTATTTTGATATTTTAAATAAAGCAACCGAATACGTGCATATTATGACGCCTTATTTGATTTTGGACGGTGAAATGGAAACAGCCTTACGCTTAGCAGCGAAACGTGGCGTTGAAGTGATTATTATTTTGCCGCACATTCCAGATAAAAAATATGCCTTCGCTTTAGCTAAAAGTCATTATAAGAGTCTGCTGCAAGCAGGCGTGAAAATCTATGAATTTACACCAGGATTCATTCATGCCAAAGTTTTTGTCAGTGATGACAAAAAAGCAACTGTGGGAACTGTTAATTTAGATTATCGTAGTTTTTACCATCATTTTGAATGTGGGTTGTATATGGAAGGTGTCGAGACCTTGGCAACCATTGAGAAAGATTTCCAAGATACTTTGGCACAATCACAAGAAGTGACAATGCAAGATGCATTAAAAGAAAAAACAACAACTAAAATTTTGGGGTGGATGCTAAAAGTGTTTGCGCCCTTAATGTAA
- a CDS encoding sigma-70 family RNA polymerase sigma factor yields MDKDKQIIHLMAAQDFSGLEFLIDEYSSNLYKTVYSILSYPEERAYVEDGMNEILYEIWQKITRYDETKSSFQTWMLMIARNRSIDWKRKLVRERTVTDENVTIPTDSELLEKENFLALVDHLSDIDQEIFLYYYFYQFSAKEIAEMLAVSVEIIFNRLSRGRKTLRELEEKKDGKL; encoded by the coding sequence GTGGACAAAGACAAACAAATCATTCATTTGATGGCAGCGCAAGATTTTTCTGGATTGGAATTCTTAATTGATGAATATAGCTCAAATTTGTATAAAACGGTATATAGTATTTTATCCTATCCAGAAGAACGAGCTTATGTGGAAGATGGTATGAATGAGATTTTATATGAAATTTGGCAAAAAATCACACGTTACGATGAAACGAAAAGTAGCTTTCAAACTTGGATGCTAATGATTGCAAGGAATCGTTCAATTGATTGGAAACGAAAATTAGTTCGGGAGCGTACGGTAACAGATGAAAATGTCACGATACCAACAGATAGCGAATTATTGGAAAAAGAAAATTTTTTAGCATTGGTTGACCATTTGTCTGACATCGATCAAGAAATTTTTTTATATTATTATTTTTATCAATTTTCAGCGAAAGAAATTGCCGAAATGCTGGCGGTGAGTGTAGAAATCATTTTTAATCGATTATCTCGTGGAAGAAAGACATTACGAGAATTGGAGGAGAAAAAAGATGGCAAACTTTAA
- a CDS encoding YebC/PmpR family DNA-binding transcriptional regulator, whose translation MGRKWANIVAKKTAKDANNSKVYAKFGIEIYAAAKSGDPDPHSNQKLKFVIDRAKTYNVPKHIIDRAIEKAKGSGDEQFSELRYEGFGPNGSMVIVDTLTNNVNRTAADVRAAFGKNGGNMGVSGAVSYMFDNTALFGFEGTDADEILEYLMDKDIDVRDVEEEEGQIMVHGEPEDFHAIQEALKEKGITEFNVAEMEMVPQNEVTLTGEDLEKFEKMIDVLDDLEDVQKIFHNVDLGE comes from the coding sequence ATGGGTCGTAAATGGGCAAATATCGTAGCTAAGAAAACTGCGAAAGATGCAAACAACAGTAAAGTTTACGCTAAATTTGGGATTGAGATTTATGCAGCAGCGAAATCAGGTGATCCTGATCCTCACTCAAACCAAAAATTAAAATTTGTTATCGATCGTGCAAAAACATATAATGTACCAAAACACATTATTGATCGTGCTATTGAAAAAGCAAAAGGTTCAGGTGATGAGCAATTCTCTGAATTACGTTATGAAGGGTTTGGACCAAATGGCTCTATGGTTATCGTGGATACATTAACCAATAACGTAAATCGTACAGCTGCGGATGTACGTGCTGCTTTTGGTAAAAATGGCGGAAACATGGGTGTATCTGGTGCTGTTTCATATATGTTTGATAACACAGCATTATTTGGTTTTGAAGGTACTGACGCCGATGAAATCTTAGAATATTTGATGGATAAAGACATTGATGTTCGTGATGTGGAAGAAGAAGAAGGACAAATCATGGTACATGGTGAACCAGAAGATTTCCATGCTATTCAAGAAGCATTAAAAGAAAAAGGAATCACAGAATTTAATGTTGCGGAAATGGAAATGGTTCCTCAAAATGAAGTAACATTAACTGGCGAAGACTTAGAAAAATTTGAAAAAATGATTGATGTATTGGATGATTTAGAAGATGTTCAAAAAATCTTCCATAACGTGGATCTAGGCGAATAA
- a CDS encoding aspartate/glutamate racemase family protein: MKNFFAILGGMGTLATESFVHVLNERTPNHSDQDYLNYVLINHATVPDRTAFILGKSEKSPVAALKEDIRQYSTLEPRFFVLTCNTAHHFYDELVETTTTPLLHMPRLAVQAVLKKFADLERPIRVGVLATEGTIQSKVYENELNSYTNIETIIPNQEIQQQVTHLIYRDIKERNFLNQELYFSILDQMIREQQCDVVLLGCTELSLMQESTKNAAYSVIDAQSELVDETIRLALEYRQADS; encoded by the coding sequence ATGAAAAACTTTTTTGCAATTTTAGGTGGGATGGGGACATTAGCAACTGAAAGCTTTGTCCACGTGCTGAATGAGCGTACGCCCAATCATTCAGATCAAGATTATTTGAACTATGTATTGATTAATCATGCAACAGTCCCTGATCGAACAGCTTTTATTTTAGGGAAATCTGAAAAGAGTCCAGTTGCTGCTTTAAAAGAAGATATTCGTCAATATTCGACTTTAGAGCCACGTTTTTTTGTGTTGACTTGTAATACAGCGCATCATTTTTATGATGAGTTGGTAGAGACCACAACGACGCCATTATTGCATATGCCACGTCTAGCTGTTCAAGCGGTATTAAAGAAATTTGCTGATTTAGAGCGTCCAATTCGTGTGGGTGTCTTGGCAACAGAAGGAACAATTCAATCAAAAGTCTACGAAAATGAATTGAATTCATATACGAACATTGAGACCATTATTCCTAATCAAGAAATCCAACAACAAGTGACTCACTTGATTTATCGTGATATTAAAGAGCGTAACTTTTTAAATCAAGAATTGTATTTTTCTATTTTAGATCAAATGATTCGTGAGCAACAATGTGATGTCGTCTTGTTAGGATGTACAGAGCTTTCTTTAATGCAAGAGTCTACAAAAAATGCTGCTTATTCAGTGATTGATGCCCAATCTGAATTAGTAGATGAAACCATTCGTTTAGCTTTAGAATATCGTCAAGCAGATAGTTAA
- a CDS encoding ATP-grasp protein, with product MNERKNVILTVNEKIKEQFQPILLGSDINVYGMARSFYEEYGIVSEAHSAAFLSATKYSKIVNVHAHQGFSEPEGFIKTMRELMKQYANDSRKLLLVPCGDVYTELVTHYKDELSQRFICPTVDAKTQEVLSNKVSFYETCEKYDLPYPKTLIITKELFHETPSVELPFEFPVALKPANSVEYLDVDFEGRKKAFIIGDQKELDDVLAKIYHAGYTSEMICQDFIPGDDSRMRVLNAYVDQQHNVRMMCLGHPLLEDPTPQSVGNYVAIMPDYNEEICKKIKSFLEEIKYSGFANFDMKYDERDGEYKLFEINLRQGRSSFFVTLGGYNLAKYLVEDYILETPFTETVYGKGDKLWIGVPKRILKKYITDGPDKDEAMNYLKNKQYGSTIFYKEDMSIKRYLLVQHIFYSYYGRYKEYFRKK from the coding sequence ATGAATGAACGAAAGAATGTGATTTTAACAGTGAACGAAAAGATTAAGGAACAATTTCAACCTATTTTATTAGGTAGCGATATCAATGTTTATGGGATGGCGCGTTCCTTCTATGAAGAGTATGGAATTGTCTCAGAGGCCCATAGTGCTGCTTTCCTTTCTGCAACAAAGTACAGTAAAATCGTAAACGTACATGCGCACCAAGGTTTCAGTGAACCAGAAGGATTTATTAAAACAATGCGAGAATTAATGAAGCAATATGCCAACGATTCACGTAAGTTGTTATTAGTTCCTTGTGGGGATGTCTACACAGAGTTAGTAACTCATTATAAAGATGAATTATCACAACGTTTTATTTGTCCAACAGTAGACGCGAAAACGCAAGAAGTGTTATCAAATAAAGTTTCTTTTTATGAAACGTGTGAAAAATATGATTTACCATATCCTAAAACATTAATTATTACAAAAGAACTTTTCCACGAAACGCCATCAGTGGAATTACCTTTTGAATTTCCAGTGGCGTTAAAACCAGCTAACAGTGTTGAATATTTAGATGTTGATTTTGAAGGACGTAAAAAAGCTTTTATTATTGGCGATCAAAAAGAGCTTGATGACGTACTTGCGAAAATTTATCACGCAGGCTATACATCTGAAATGATTTGCCAAGACTTTATTCCTGGTGACGATTCTCGGATGCGTGTGTTAAATGCTTATGTTGACCAACAGCATAATGTACGTATGATGTGTTTAGGACATCCTTTATTGGAAGATCCTACACCACAATCAGTTGGGAACTATGTAGCGATTATGCCAGATTACAATGAAGAAATCTGCAAAAAAATCAAATCTTTCTTAGAAGAAATTAAGTATTCTGGTTTTGCAAATTTTGATATGAAATATGACGAGCGTGATGGCGAATATAAATTATTTGAAATTAATTTACGTCAAGGTCGTAGTAGTTTCTTTGTTACACTGGGTGGCTATAATTTAGCGAAGTATTTAGTAGAAGATTATATTCTAGAAACGCCATTTACTGAAACAGTTTACGGTAAAGGCGACAAGTTATGGATTGGTGTGCCAAAACGTATCTTGAAAAAATACATTACTGACGGTCCAGATAAAGACGAAGCAATGAACTATTTAAAAAATAAACAATATGGTTCAACCATTTTTTATAAAGAAGACATGAGTATCAAGCGTTACTTACTTGTACAACATATATTCTACTCGTATTATGGACGATACAAAGAATACTTTAGAAAGAAATAG
- a CDS encoding GNAT family N-acetyltransferase translates to MLILKQPTMAYATQIEQYRQEFIANNDSIDGSSFLEQMPSIEQWLKLLALFRSEETVPADYAPAETWLVIRQEDDCLVGMSNLRFELNNAYLQQFGGHIGYSVRPSERKKGYGKMILHQTLQQAKLQEITKVLVTCNDNNIGSAKIIEENQGILEKKVVDTSDQLVVRRYWITL, encoded by the coding sequence ATGTTAATTTTAAAACAACCAACGATGGCTTACGCGACACAAATTGAACAATATAGACAAGAATTTATCGCTAACAACGACTCCATTGATGGTAGCTCTTTTTTAGAACAGATGCCTTCCATTGAACAATGGTTAAAACTATTAGCGTTGTTTCGTTCGGAAGAGACAGTTCCAGCAGATTATGCTCCTGCGGAAACCTGGTTAGTCATTCGGCAAGAAGATGATTGTCTAGTGGGAATGAGCAATTTACGCTTTGAATTAAACAATGCGTATTTGCAACAGTTCGGTGGGCATATTGGCTACTCTGTCAGACCCAGTGAGCGAAAAAAAGGTTATGGAAAAATGATTTTGCACCAAACCCTCCAACAAGCCAAATTACAAGAAATTACCAAGGTACTCGTAACTTGTAATGATAATAATATTGGTTCGGCAAAAATTATTGAAGAAAATCAAGGAATATTGGAGAAAAAAGTGGTGGATACCTCAGATCAACTAGTAGTCAGACGCTATTGGATTACGCTATAA